One window of the Candidatus Cloacimonadota bacterium genome contains the following:
- the atpE gene encoding ATP synthase F0 subunit C, which translates to MEITGVEIIRAAALLGAGICMGFGAIGPGIGEGFAAGKACEGIARSPENAGLLTRTMLVGQAVSESTGIYSLVIALLLIFAV; encoded by the coding sequence ATGGAAATTACCGGTGTAGAAATAATTAGAGCTGCGGCTCTTCTTGGTGCTGGAATATGTATGGGTTTTGGCGCAATCGGACCTGGAATCGGTGAAGGATTTGCTGCAGGAAAAGCATGTGAAGGCATTGCTCGCTCTCCGGAGAATGCAGGACTTCTTACCAGAACTATGCTTGTTGGTCAGGCTGTTTCCGAATCAACAGGAATCTATTCGCTTGTAATCGCACTTCTTCTTATCTTTGCGGTATAA